Proteins from a single region of Juglans microcarpa x Juglans regia isolate MS1-56 chromosome 5S, Jm3101_v1.0, whole genome shotgun sequence:
- the LOC121267517 gene encoding uncharacterized protein LOC121267517, which yields MSDGNVMDQQGFFPVPSSPQTEDYWDAATSLEELTPIDDAENEANERTRRFHFLDTSVRLYKAALKGDWPAAKDVLDTYPDAVTYSITRRKDKVLHIAAATEHTGFVKELVERMNPNELALKNLHENTAICFAAASGIVSIAEEMVKKNIELPMIRGRKRMTPLYMAVLQGHRNMVAYLYSVTAFERLTPLERIDILVACISSDLYEIALKILKDYPELSTMKDTYGKIALQELAKKPYAIGSKSQLSVWEIWLKYSWFRGIYDEALLGTIARRLVDLLWKNVLLLPEKEFIKLVRGHSSFLFDAARSGNVEFLIVLIRSYPDLIWRVDEKNRSIFHLAIKYRQESVFNLIYELGSIKGIIALYTDQDNNNMLHLAAEIAPPDRLNTISGAALQVQRELLWFKEIEKIVQHSYTEMMNLDENKKPADTPWELFTQTHQNLQKEGEKWMKDTANYSMLVATLIATVVFTAAFTVPGGNNQDLGTPIFLRNKWFMAFFISDAITLLSSSTAILIFLSILTSRYAEEDFLQSLPARLLFGLTALFISIAGMVVTFSATCFLVYDSEIASIPIVIISLAGIPVTLFFILHFRLWADIFRSMYGSRFLFRPHERRLF from the exons ATGAGTGATGGAAACGTTATGGATCAACAAGGATTCTTTCCTGTTCCATCATCTCCTCAAACGGAAGATTACTGGGACGCAGCTACATCATTAGAGGAGTTGACCCCAATCGATGATGCTGAAAATGAGGCTAATGAGA GGACAAGaagatttcattttcttgacACTTCCGTCCGTCTCTATAAAGCCGCCCTAAAAGGTGATTGGCCAGCTGCTAAGGATGTACTTGATACATATCCAGATGCCGTTACATATTCCATAACAAGACGTAAGGATAAAGTTCTTCACATCGCAGCTGCAACAGAGCACACAGGCTTTGTAAAAGAACTGGTAGAACGGATGAATCCGAACGAATTAGCACTGAAAAACTTACATGAAAATACGGCCATTTGCTTCGCTGCTGCATCAGGAATCGTGTCAATTGCTGAGGAGATGGTAAAGAAGAACATAGAATTGCCAATGATCCGTGGCAGGAAAAGAATGACGCCGCTTTACATGGCAGTTTTGCAAGGACATAGAAACATGGTGGCTTATCTATACTCTGTCACTGCTTTTGAACGTTTGACTCCTCTTGAACGCATTGATATCCTGGTTGCTTGTATTTCCAGCGATTTATATG AAATAGCATTGAAAATTCTGAAAGATTATCCAGAATTATCAACTATGAAGGATACATATGGGAAGATAGCATTGCAAGAGTTAGCTAAAAAGCCTTATGCAATCGGCAGCAAAAGTCAGCTATCCGTCTGGGAAATATGGTTAAAGTACTCCT gGTTCAGAGGGATCTATGACGAAGCTTTGTTGGGTACAATAGCACGTCGATTAGTTGATCTTCTCTGGAAAAATGTTCTACTATTGCCAGAGAAAGAGTTCATAAAGCTGGTTCGCGGCcattcctctttcctttttgaTGCTGCTAGATCAGGGAATGTTGAATTTCTTATTGTGCTTATACGTTCTTATCCAGATCTCATATGGAGAGTAGATGAGAAAAACCGCAGTATATTTCACCTCGCTATTAAATATAGGCAAGAGAGTGTATTCAATCTAATATATGAGTTAGGCTCTATCAAGGGTATCATAGCACTCTATACTGACCAAGACAATAACAATATGCTGCACTTGGCTGCTGAAATAGCTCCTCCAGACCGACTAAATACCATATCAGGAGCAGCACTCCAAGTGCAACGAGAGTTGTTGTGGTTTAAG GAGATAGAAAAGATTGTTCAGCATTCATACACGGAGATGATGAATTTAGATGAAAACAAGAAACCTGCAGATACTCCCTGGGAATTATTTACACAGACAcatcaaaatttacaaaaagaagGTGAAAAATGGATGAAGGACACAGCAAACTATAGCATGCTTGTGGCGACATTGATTGCCACTGTAGTTTTCACTGCAGCCTTCACTGTACCGGGTGGCAACAATCAAGACCTAGGCACTCCCATTTTCTTGAGAAATAAATGGTTTATGGCATTCTTCATATCAGATGCAATTACATTGCTCTCTTCCTCGACTGCGATATTGATATTCTTGTCAATTCTCACGTCACGTTATGCAGAAGAGGATTTCCTTCAGTCATTACCTGCAAGGTTGTTGTTTGGACTGACAGCACTTTTCATCTCTATAGCAGGCATGGTGGTAACGTTCAGCGCAACCTGCTTTCTGGTATATGATAGTGAAATCGCAAGTATTCCGATTGTTATAATAAGTTTGGCTGGTATCCCAGttactttgttttttattttacattttagacTTTGGGCTGATATATTCCGCTCAATGTATGGGTCTAGGTTTCTTTTCCGACCACATGAACGTAGACTTTTCTAG